One window of Cohnella hashimotonis genomic DNA carries:
- a CDS encoding GntR family transcriptional regulator: MKPYQFKSQENLSLRQRVFADIRDAIVRGHLKPGDKLRELDIAKQMNVSRGPLREALRDLEALGLVVSSPYRETAVADVRKEEVVGLLIPVRLQLELFVLKQSRGKRDEAFFASLEEIVEEMKRASAEKDLFALVEADIRFHEQVLSLDESTHTQQIWLGIVNRLRLHFIKNTGAFGDLGRVPAEHAALVSALRSESDERIETLWTRHIRDEDCLLCFDEKTD, encoded by the coding sequence ATGAAGCCCTATCAATTCAAGAGCCAGGAAAACCTGTCGCTTCGCCAGCGCGTATTCGCGGATATCCGCGACGCGATCGTACGCGGCCATCTGAAGCCGGGAGACAAGCTGCGGGAACTCGACATTGCCAAGCAAATGAACGTCAGCCGCGGGCCGCTGCGCGAGGCGCTGCGGGATCTGGAGGCGCTGGGCCTAGTCGTGAGCTCCCCCTATCGGGAGACGGCGGTCGCCGACGTGCGCAAGGAAGAGGTCGTCGGGCTGCTCATTCCGGTAAGGCTGCAGCTGGAGCTGTTCGTGCTGAAGCAGAGTCGCGGCAAACGGGACGAAGCGTTCTTTGCTTCGCTTGAAGAGATCGTGGAGGAAATGAAGCGCGCCTCGGCCGAGAAAGATTTGTTCGCGCTGGTAGAGGCCGATATTCGCTTCCACGAGCAGGTGCTGTCGCTCGACGAATCGACCCACACACAGCAGATCTGGCTCGGCATCGTGAACCGGCTTCGCCTGCACTTCATTAAAAATACCGGCGCGTTCGGCGATCTCGGGCGCGTGCCCGCGGAGCATGCGGCGCTGGTGTCGGCGCTGCGGAGCGAGAGCGACGAACGGATCGAGACGCTGTGGACCCGGCATATCCGGGACGAAGATTGCCTGCTCTGCTTTGACGAAAAGACCGATTAA
- a CDS encoding DUF6786 family protein, with amino-acid sequence MSESREAHLKQLGEPYVKLTAEDGGTLLVLVRGGRVHDMTVPGGQAGAAFWTNPPALAAGGWNTGGDRTWVSPEIEYFTDSAGSYAIPPQLDPGQWSLVASTGREAIIRMTCELSRRTSAAPVRLDLEKRYATLPNPLLLNSSLAARDWAGVRYVGYEVHTALELTPVAHGGSPEGDASGYCSLWSIMQVPAGGVALVPTRGRVAPMTMFAQREPADIATTASGVRIPCGGSYSYKLSFDAIASTGRYGYIRELDAVESSLMIRQFRVNPAGVYPDYPPDRPDYTGSCMQIYNDGGHMGGFAELEYQSPALAIERPGRTTDESQVFHFTGPTERIREISGLLLGMDDVGRIGLS; translated from the coding sequence ATGTCCGAATCGCGGGAAGCGCATCTGAAGCAATTGGGCGAGCCCTATGTGAAACTGACCGCCGAAGACGGCGGAACGCTGCTTGTGCTCGTGCGGGGCGGTCGCGTGCATGATATGACCGTCCCGGGGGGTCAAGCGGGCGCTGCCTTCTGGACGAACCCTCCGGCGCTTGCGGCAGGCGGCTGGAATACGGGCGGAGACCGCACCTGGGTCAGCCCCGAGATCGAATACTTCACGGACAGCGCCGGCAGCTACGCGATTCCGCCGCAGCTGGATCCGGGACAATGGTCGCTGGTCGCGTCTACCGGGCGCGAAGCGATTATACGGATGACCTGCGAGCTGTCCCGCCGCACATCCGCCGCCCCGGTCCGGTTGGACCTGGAAAAACGGTACGCGACGCTACCGAATCCCCTTCTGTTGAATTCGTCCCTGGCCGCGCGTGACTGGGCCGGCGTCCGCTACGTCGGTTACGAAGTGCATACGGCGCTTGAATTGACGCCGGTCGCGCATGGCGGCAGCCCTGAAGGCGATGCGTCAGGTTACTGCAGCTTGTGGAGCATCATGCAGGTTCCGGCCGGCGGCGTCGCGCTGGTGCCGACCCGCGGACGAGTAGCGCCCATGACGATGTTCGCTCAGCGCGAACCGGCCGACATCGCGACGACGGCCAGCGGCGTCCGCATTCCCTGCGGCGGCAGCTACAGCTACAAGCTCTCGTTCGATGCCATTGCCTCGACCGGACGCTACGGATACATACGCGAGCTCGACGCGGTCGAAAGCAGCCTCATGATTCGGCAGTTCCGCGTCAATCCCGCCGGCGTCTATCCCGACTATCCGCCGGACCGGCCGGATTATACGGGCTCCTGCATGCAGATCTATAATGACGGCGGCCACATGGGCGGCTTCGCGGAGCTCGAGTACCAATCGCCCGCCCTGGCGATCGAAAGACCCGGACGGACGACGGATGAATCGCAAGTGTTCCATTTTACGGGACCGACGGAGAGGATCAGGGAAATCTCGGGGCTGCTGCTGGGAATGGACGATGTTGGCCGGATAGGCCTTAGCTAG